Proteins found in one Borreliella valaisiana VS116 genomic segment:
- the fbaA gene encoding class II fructose-bisphosphate aldolase, protein MGVLDKIKPGVVYGKELHSLYEICKKEGFAIPSINCIGTNSINAVLEAAKEINSPIMIQFSNSGSAFICGKGLKMEKPQGVSIAGAISGAMHVHLMAEHYGVPVVLHTDHCAKNLLPWVEGLLEYGEKYYSQHKKPLFSSHMLDLSEEPIKENIEISKKFLERMAKIEMFLEIELGITGGEEDGVDNSDRALHELFSTPEDIYYGYSELLKISPNFQIAAAFGNVHGVYKPGNVKLTPRVLRDGQDYVIAKTGTNIAKPVSYVFHGGSGSTIDEINEALSYGVVKMNIDTDTQWAAWEGVLNYYKKNENRLQSQLGDGKDADIPNKKFYDPRVWLREAEISMKDRVKIACKNLNNINRN, encoded by the coding sequence TTATATGAAATATGTAAAAAGGAAGGATTTGCTATCCCTTCTATTAATTGTATAGGAACAAATTCTATTAATGCAGTTTTGGAGGCAGCAAAAGAAATCAATTCTCCCATTATGATACAATTTTCTAATAGTGGTTCTGCTTTTATTTGTGGAAAAGGGTTGAAGATGGAAAAACCCCAAGGAGTTTCAATAGCTGGAGCTATTTCTGGTGCTATGCATGTGCATTTGATGGCAGAGCATTATGGTGTTCCTGTTGTTCTTCATACAGATCATTGTGCTAAAAATTTGCTTCCTTGGGTTGAAGGACTTTTGGAGTATGGTGAGAAATACTATAGTCAGCACAAAAAGCCACTATTTTCTTCACACATGTTAGATTTGTCAGAAGAACCTATTAAAGAAAATATTGAAATTTCTAAAAAATTCTTAGAAAGAATGGCAAAAATTGAAATGTTTTTAGAAATAGAGCTTGGGATTACAGGTGGTGAAGAGGATGGAGTTGACAATTCGGATAGAGCTTTGCATGAATTATTTTCTACCCCTGAGGATATTTATTATGGGTATTCAGAACTTTTAAAGATTAGTCCAAATTTTCAGATTGCAGCAGCTTTTGGAAATGTTCATGGAGTATATAAACCGGGTAATGTTAAGCTTACTCCAAGAGTGTTAAGGGATGGTCAAGATTATGTCATAGCAAAAACAGGAACAAATATTGCTAAACCAGTTTCTTATGTTTTTCATGGGGGGTCTGGATCTACAATTGATGAGATTAATGAGGCACTTTCTTATGGGGTTGTAAAGATGAATATTGATACGGATACACAGTGGGCTGCCTGGGAGGGTGTTTTGAATTATTACAAAAAAAATGAAAATCGTTTGCAAAGTCAATTAGGAGATGGTAAGGACGCTGATATTCCAAATAAGAAATTTTATGATCCAAGAGTTTGGTTAAGAGAAGCCGAAATTTCCATGAAAGACCGTGTGAAGATTGCATGCAAAAATCTTAATAATATTAATAGGAATTAA
- the aspS gene encoding aspartate--tRNA ligase — MFKVIKCNELNEKLINKKVEINAWVKKIRHHGKFTFLNIRDRYEKAQVLITKEHLLKIAEKIKLEYCIKIQGILIKRPSNMINTNMKTGHFEILAKNIEIISKCNELPFMIEDDNNASENSKLEYRYLDLRRDSLKNKIILRCHATHLIRNFLVKRKFLELETPTFVKSTPEGARDFVIPSRIHKGSFYALPQSPQLYKQLIMIAGFDKYFQIARCYRDEDSRGDRQPEFTQLDLEMSFVKKENIFKLIENMLFSIFKNCLNINLPKKFKKITYKKAMNKYGSDKPDTRFELELQDISRNLKNSEFNEFKDTLKNKGSIKILIVKDKADKFSRAKINNLEEIAKLYKTRGLYFTKIENNKFSGGIAKFLKTEEQQLIKTYSLENNDIIFFTANNKWETACKAMGQIRIKIANDLGLIDENKFEFLWVYDFPLFEYDENTKTYTPAHHMFSLPKKRYITNLEKNPNKAIGEIYDLVLNGIELGSGSIRIHNKKLQQRIFNIIGFQKEKSEDRFGFFLKALEYGAPNHGGIAIGIDRLIMLMTKSISIKDVILFPKNSFAASPLDNSPSKISNEQLKELGINIAADDA, encoded by the coding sequence ATGTTTAAAGTTATCAAATGCAATGAATTGAATGAAAAATTGATAAACAAAAAAGTTGAAATAAATGCTTGGGTAAAAAAAATTAGACACCACGGAAAATTTACCTTTCTAAACATAAGAGACAGATATGAAAAAGCTCAAGTTCTGATAACCAAAGAACACCTTTTAAAAATCGCAGAAAAAATAAAACTTGAATATTGCATTAAAATTCAAGGAATATTGATCAAAAGACCTTCCAACATGATAAACACAAATATGAAAACGGGACATTTTGAAATATTGGCAAAAAACATTGAAATTATCTCAAAGTGTAATGAATTGCCGTTTATGATAGAAGATGACAATAATGCAAGTGAAAACTCAAAACTTGAATATAGATACTTGGATTTAAGAAGAGATTCATTAAAAAATAAGATTATTTTAAGATGTCATGCTACTCATCTTATTAGGAATTTTTTAGTAAAAAGAAAATTTTTAGAACTAGAAACTCCCACTTTTGTAAAATCAACACCAGAAGGCGCAAGAGACTTTGTAATACCATCAAGGATCCATAAAGGATCTTTTTATGCCTTACCCCAATCTCCACAACTTTACAAACAGCTTATAATGATAGCGGGATTTGATAAATACTTTCAAATAGCCCGTTGCTATAGAGACGAAGATTCAAGAGGAGATAGACAACCAGAGTTCACACAACTCGATCTTGAAATGAGCTTTGTCAAAAAAGAAAATATTTTTAAATTAATAGAAAATATGCTTTTTTCAATATTTAAAAATTGCCTTAACATTAACTTACCTAAAAAATTCAAAAAAATAACATACAAAAAGGCAATGAACAAATATGGAAGCGATAAGCCAGATACTAGATTTGAACTTGAATTACAAGATATAAGTCGTAATCTTAAAAATTCAGAATTCAATGAATTCAAAGATACTCTAAAAAACAAAGGATCAATTAAAATTTTAATAGTAAAAGATAAGGCTGATAAATTTTCAAGAGCAAAAATAAACAATTTAGAAGAAATTGCAAAGCTTTACAAAACACGGGGACTTTATTTTACAAAAATTGAAAACAATAAATTTTCTGGAGGAATTGCAAAATTTTTAAAAACAGAAGAACAGCAATTAATAAAAACCTATTCTTTAGAAAATAATGACATAATTTTCTTTACAGCTAATAACAAATGGGAAACTGCTTGCAAAGCAATGGGGCAAATTAGAATAAAAATTGCAAACGATCTTGGATTAATAGATGAAAATAAATTTGAATTTCTATGGGTCTATGACTTTCCACTATTTGAATATGACGAAAATACAAAAACCTATACACCAGCTCACCACATGTTCTCGCTCCCCAAAAAGCGATATATTACCAATTTAGAAAAAAATCCAAACAAAGCCATAGGAGAAATTTACGATCTTGTTTTAAATGGCATAGAACTTGGTTCAGGCTCAATTAGAATACATAATAAAAAACTTCAACAAAGAATTTTTAACATAATAGGATTTCAAAAAGAAAAATCGGAAGATAGATTTGGATTTTTTCTAAAAGCATTAGAATATGGAGCTCCTAATCATGGTGGAATTGCAATTGGTATTGATAGACTAATAATGCTAATGACAAAATCAATTTCAATAAAAGATGTAATACTATTCCCCAAGAATTCTTTTGCAGCAAGCCCTCTTGATAACTCTCCCTCTAAAATCTCAAATGAACAACTCAAAGAACTGGGAATCAATATTGCTGCTGATGACGCTTAA